In a genomic window of Lycium ferocissimum isolate CSIRO_LF1 chromosome 9, AGI_CSIRO_Lferr_CH_V1, whole genome shotgun sequence:
- the LOC132029683 gene encoding uncharacterized protein LOC132029683, with amino-acid sequence MKLEKTGLSKESMEKISERLSGLDNLYFPRAQQSSASTASQRKSLLLDLLSRDVPLFLERYGSQLISDELNEFGTLKNDYEINWHLNRLRSVISPTQEDLKSRSVKIKNRRRAYLDKLISDGQYFSEDAMREREPYLHHEYVGKFQDPSGRSMARPGERWSETLMRRAEEATLVKKIRDEQQRRGVAQSDWVGFDNQELENVEEESEEEEEETEEEEEDEEEEEQDKGERDISVNRLEVHTNNLDASNDTPSETRRPAVMETLSSEEMQERLDQFAYLMQEKFLLGEDSLDYSKIDEDETLDDHWMKEANYDAEEKYFDDD; translated from the exons ATGAAATTGGAGAAGACTGGTTTGAGTAAGGAATCCATGGAGAAAATATCAGAGAGGCTTTCAGGTCTTGATAACCTCTATTTCCCACGCGCTCAGCAATCATCTGCCTCCACTGCATCCCAACGGAAATCACTTCTTCTCGACCTTCTCTCTCGTGACGTGCCCCTTTTTTTAG AACGTTATGGGTCGCAGTTAATATCAGACGAGCTTAATGAATTTGgaactttgaaaaatgattatGAAATCAATTGGCATCTGAATCGTCTGCGAAGTGTTATTAGCCCAACACAAGAAGATCTAAAGTCCAGGTCAGTTAAGATTAAGAACAGACGGCGAGCATATCTGGACAAATTAATAAGTGATGGACAGTACTTTTCAGAGGACGCAATGAGGGAACGAGAGCCATACTTGCACCATGAGTATGTCGGGAAGTTCCAAGATCCAAGCGGGAGGAGCATGGCGAGACCGGGGGAACGATGGTCTGAGACACTAATGAGGCGGGCAGAAGAGGCAACGCTTGTTAAAAAAATTAGGGATGAGCAGCAGAGACGAGGTGTAGCTCAAAGTGATTGGGTAGGGTTTGACAATCAGGaacttgaaaatgtggaggaagagtctgaagaagaagaagaagaaacagaggaagaagaagaagatgaggaggaggaggagcaaGACAAAGGTGAAAGGGACATCTCAGTTAATAGACTAGAG GTTCATACAAACAACCTCGATGCTTCTAATGACACACCATCAGAAACGAGAAGACCTGCTGTGATGGAAACTTTGTCATCAGAGGAGATGCAAGAACGATTGGACCAGTTCGCTTACCTCATGCAGGAAAAGTTTTTATTGGGAGAAGATAGTCTGGATTACTCAAAAATTGATGAGGATGAGACCTTGGATGATCACTGGATGAAAGAAGCAAATTATGATGCTGAAGAGAAGTACTTTGATGATGACTGA